A genomic segment from Malus domestica chromosome 05, GDT2T_hap1 encodes:
- the LOC103419926 gene encoding probable glucan endo-1,3-beta-glucosidase A6, producing the protein MAAAAAQCSSSFILYFYIFISDFSSNIKSLSSKSHTFRMFLSFYSGSSKPTKMELGLLPVLILCLSASISSAELVAKVGVNYGQLGNNLPPPSQSVKLIQSLNAKRVKLYDANPKILAALRNTDLQVSIMVPNELISNISSNQTLADQWVRTNVVPFYPDTLIRYLLVGNEILSQPNKQIWFNLVPAMRKIKAALKTHRITKVKVGTPLAMDVLESSFPPSNGTFRSDISGSVIKPMLKFINKTKSFFFVDLYTYFPWSSDPTHIDLGYALLESKNITVTDPASGLTYHNLFDQMVDALIFAMKRLGYPDTRIWIAETGWPSGGDYDQIGANIRNAATYNRNVVKKFNAKPPVGTPARPGAVLPSFVFALFNENTKPGPSTERNFGFLYPNGSNVYPIDLSGKTPESEYAPLPVATNNEPYKGPIWCMVAKGANQSAVASALSYACSQGNKTCDPIQPGGKCFKPDSLAWHASYAFSAYWSQFRKAGGSCYFGGLATQTIKDPSYGSCKFPGAKL; encoded by the exons atggcagcagcagcagctcaGTGCTCCAGTTccttcattttatatttttatatttttatatctgATTTTTCCTCAAATATCAAATCTTTGAGCTCCAAAAGTCACACATTCAGAATGTTTCTCTCTTTTTATTCTGGTAGCTCAAAACCTACAAAAATGGAGCTGGGTCTTCTTCCCGTGCTCATCCTCTGCCTCTCCGCTTCCATTTCCA GTGCGGAGCTCGTCGCCAAGGTGGGTGTGAACTACGGCCAGCTGGGCAACAACCTCCCCCCTCCGTCGCAGTCGGTGAAGCTCATCCAATCCCTCAATGCGAAGCGCGTCAAGCTCTACGACGCCAACCCCAAAATCCTCGCCGCCCTTCGCAACACTGACCTCCAGGTCTCCATCATGGTCCCCAACGAGCTCATCAGCAACATCTCCTCCAATCAAACTCTCGCCGATCAATGGGTCCGCACCAACGTCGTACCCTTCTACCCGGACACCCTGATTCGGTACCTCCTCGTGGGAAACGAAATCCTCAGCCAACCCAATAAGCAAATCTGGTTCAATCTCGTACCCGCAATGCGGAAAATCAAAGCTGCTCTAAAGACCCACCGGATTACAAAGGTGAAAGTCGGAACCCCATTGGCCATGGACGTCCTCGAATCGTCGTTTCCGCCTTCGAACGGCACGTTTCGGTCTGATATTTCGGGTTCGGTCATCAAACCCATGTTGAAATTCATCAACAAAACCAAGTCTTTCTTCTTCGTCGACTTGTACACGTATTTCCCCTGGTCCTCCGACCCGACCCACATCGATTTGGGCTACGCTCTCTTAGAATCCAAGAACATTACGGTCACCGACCCGGCTTCCGGCTTAACCTACCACAATCTCTTCGACCAAATGGTGGACGCTTTGATTTTCGCAATGAAAAGACTCGGGTACCCGGATACCCGCATTTGGATAGCCGAAACTGGTTGGCCCAGCGGCGGCGACTATGACCAGATTGGCGCTAACATCCGCAACGCCGCCACTTACAACCGAAACGTAGTAAAAAAATTCAACGCCAAACCACCGGTGGGGACGCCGGCCCGACCTGGTGCAGTGCTCCCGAGCTTCGTCTTTGCTCTATTCAACGAGAACACCAAACCGGGTCCCAGCACGGAGCGGAATTTCGGGTTTCTATACCCAAACGGGTCGAATGTGTACCCTATTGACTTAAGCGGGAAGACGCCCGAGTCGGAGTACGCGCCGTTGCCGGTGGCGACGAATAACGAGCCGTATAAGGGGCCGATTTGGTGCATGGTGGCGAAGGGAGCCAATCAGAGCGCGGTGGCGTCGGCGCTATCGTACGCCTGCTCGCAGGGGAATAAAACTTGTGATCCGATTCAACCCGGAGGAAAGTGCTTTAAACCGGATTCGTTGGCTTGGCACGCGAGCTATGCGTTTAGCGCGTATTGGTCTCAGTTTAGGAAGGCTGGTGGGAGTTGTTACTTTGGCGGGCTCGCTACTCAAACCATCAAGGATCCAA GTTACGGATCCTGCAAGTTCCCCGGTGCCAAACTATGA
- the LOC103419949 gene encoding pentatricopeptide repeat-containing protein At3g25210, mitochondrial-like yields MTVTLRRLLNGITATIRNPNAHSPPLPPIPYHHVHSHLSFPSSLPSLYLNQNPLRTRTPLEKQFETWVQKLKPGFRAPEVNEALKAQSDPDLALDIFWWTSKQRNYKHNHANYLTMIRILLDDGRRYRHIETLVEEVIAGACEISMPLYNSMIRFYCGRKLFFNRAFDVYKKMLNYENCKPNLETYALLLNSLLRRFNNMHVCYVYLRAVRSLAKQMKACGVIPDTFMLKMIIKAYSKCLQVDDAMQVFREMGLYGCEPNTYTYGYIAKGLCEKGRVAQGLGFYKEMRGKGLVPSSSTCMNVICSLTMGRKYDDAIEVVLDMLSNAMSPDLLTYKTLLEGLCRDGKGVEAFDLLEDLRRKDAGMMNERTYKTLLNALHFVNGE; encoded by the exons ATGACGGTGACTTTACGCCGCCTTCTCAACGGCATCACCGCCACTATCAGAAACCCCAATGCTCACTCTCCTCCACTCCCACCTATCCCCTATCACCACGTTCACAGCCACCTGTCTTTTCCGTCCTCCCTCCCGTCACTCTATCTCAACC AAAACCCGCTCCGAACCCGAACCCCGCTAGAAAAACAATTCGAGACATGGGTTCAGAAGCTCAAACCCGGGTTCAGGGCACCCGAAGTGAACGAAGCACTGAAAGCCCAATCGGACCCAGATCTCGCCCTCGACATTTTCTGGTGGACCTCCAAGCAGCGGAACTACAAGCATAACCACGCCAATTACCTCACCATGATCAGAATCTTGCTCGACG ACGGCAGACGCTACCGCCACATCGAAACCCTGGTGGAAGAGGTAATCGCCGGCGCCTGTGAAATTAGCATGCCCCTTTACAATTCCATGATTAGATTTTACTGCGGGAGAAAGCTGTTTTTCAATCGTGCTTTTGATGTTTATAAGAAAATGTTGAATTACGAGAATTGCAAACCGAATCTGGAAACTTATGCATTGCTGCTCAACTCTTTGCTTAGGAGGTTTAATAATATGCATGTTTGCTATGTGTACTTGCGAGCCGTGCGGTCTTTGGCGAAGCAGATGAAGGCGTGCGGTGTGATACCGGATACGTTTATGTTGAAAATGATCATAAAGGCGTATTCCAAGTGTTTGCAGGTTGATGATGCAATGCAGGTATTTCGCGAAATGGGGTTGTACGGATGTGAGCCGAACACCTATACTTATGGTTACATTGCTAAAGGGTTGTGTGAGAAGGGGAGGGTAGctcagggtttagggttttacaaGGAAATGAGAGGAAAAGGGTTGGTGCCTAGCAGTAGTACGTGTATGAATGTGATTTGCAGTCTCACCATGGGACGGAAGTATGATGATGCTATTGAGGTTGTGCTTGATATGTTGAGTAATGCTATGTCTCCTGATTTGTTAACTTACAAGACGTTATTGGAAGGATTGTGCAGGGATGGGAAAGGTGTCGAGGCATTTGATCTACTAGAGGATTTGCGGAGGAAGGATGCTGGTATGATGAATGAAAGGACTTACAAGACTTTGTTAAATGCTTTGCATTTTGTAAatggggagtag